GCGAGAAGCAGATTCCTCCGCGTTGCTACGGAATGACAAAGGATAGGACCGTGTTCCACTCAGCGGCTGCTCAGCACGAACTTATTCCCATCCACATCCTCGAAGATGGCGGCGGTTCCCCAGTCCTCCTTCTTCGGATCTTTGAAGAAGCTCACGCCCTTTCGTTTCAGCTGGTCAGTGGTGGCGAAGACGTCGTCGCACCACATGCTGATGGGCTGGAAGGTGCCGATACGGTCTTCGTGGCCTTCGGGCGTGAAGAGGGCGAGGCCTGTGTCGGCGCCGGGAATGGCGAGTTCGATCCAGCGCTGTCCGCCGGGGACGAACTCCTGGTCGGTCTTGACCTTGAAGCCGAGCGTCTCGGTATAGAACTTCAGCGACGCGTCCTGGTCCTTGACCGGAACGCTGATGAACTTGATG
This genomic window from Terriglobus albidus contains:
- a CDS encoding VOC family protein, which produces MIRGIKFISVPVKDQDASLKFYTETLGFKVKTDQEFVPGGQRWIELAIPGADTGLALFTPEGHEDRIGTFQPISMWCDDVFATTDQLKRKGVSFFKDPKKEDWGTAAIFEDVDGNKFVLSSR